The following proteins come from a genomic window of Papilio machaon chromosome 7, ilPapMach1.1, whole genome shotgun sequence:
- the LOC123720926 gene encoding aminoacylase-1-like, with protein MFKDIRILLWFCVIHVLNIKSSPSCQKYLCTPEVERLRNYINIRTTKDRDLRPAVDYLKRLGAAQGVEVTVVETKPNKPIVIFKWPGKDPTLSSIALLSYIDVNFACYEDGWIYPPFSGEINNNCEIVGRGTQSQKSLSLQHYEALSRLKQNNETLLRTVYMILTSDQTTPRDNVQMFFKTKTFQEMNVGFALGVGGPSPKREIYLYNEFKTKYVIRVDCYGQSTSSAFLSNINSTALGVCQNVYNSYNQYREEQYRLSLRSNDFGDYTVINFVGGQNLVEYNVVPAHVVVYYSAYLAFDTTVDDFIELVRGWVSAAGENITVSSIVKEKGIYYTKTDASNPYYVALKEAFNELDICFQVRASATTSDTTYLVNTGIPAFGLFPVLNTPLLVSAVNERLSLRSYLEGIRILEVVISRLANIADNKVGDDPRKYLILSKSNQ; from the exons ATGTTTAAAGATATCAGAATACTGCTATGGTTCTGTGTCATACATGTTCTGAACATTAAGTCGTCACCTTCGTGCCAGAAGTATCTATGTACGCCCGAAGTGGAAAGATTACGTAACTATATAAACATAAGAACTACGAAAGATCGAGATTTAA GACCAGCtgtagattatttaaaaaggttaGGAGCAGCACAAGGTGTGGAAGTAACCGTGGTTGAGACAAAGCCGAACAAACctatagtaatatttaaatggccGGGGAAGGATCCTACACTAAGCAGTATCGCCCTTCTTTCTTACATTGACGTCAACTTTGCTTGTTATGAG gaCGGTTGGATATATCCTCCTTTCTCcggagaaataaataataattgtgaaaTTGTAGGACGAGGGACTCAAAGCCAAAAATCCTTATCATTACAACATTATGAGGCTCTAAGTCgattgaaacaaaacaatgaaaCTCTACTTAGAACTGTCTATATGATATTAACGTCCG ATCAAACAACACCTCGGGATAACgtacaaatgttttttaaaactaaaacattcCAAGAGATGAATGTAGGCTTTGCATTGGGTGTGGGAGGTCCGAGCCCTAAGAGGGAAATCTACTtgtataatgaatttaaaacaaaatatg tTATACGAGTGGATTGCTATGGGCAGTCTACATCTAGtgcatttttatctaatataaacAGTACGGCTTTAGGAGTG tgTCAAAATGTGTACAATTCTTACAACCAATATAGAGAAGAACAATACAGACTTTCACTAAGAAGTAACGATTTCGGAGATTATACAGTAATCAACTTTGTAGGAGGACAG AACCTCGTAGAATACAATGTAGTGCCAGCGCACGTGGTAGTCTACTACTCCGCCTACTTGGCTTTTGATACCACAGTCGATGACTTCATCGAATTA GTACGTGGTTGGGTATCAGCTGCGGGTGAAAACATAACAGTCAGTTCAATCGTCAAGGAAAAGGGTATTTACTACACCAAGACTGACGCCAGTAACCCTTACTATGTTGCATTAAAAGAAGCTTTCAATGAACT AGATATATGTTTTCAAGTTCGGGCGTCAGCAACTACGTCGGACACGACATATTTGGTAAACACCGGTATACCTGCCTTCGGATTATTTCCAGTACTGAACACGCCACTGCTGGTCAGCGCAGTCAATGAACGGTTATCATTACGCAGTTATTTGGAAGGAATAAGGATCTTGGAAGTTGTGATCTCGCGTCTTGCTAACATAGCCGACAATAAAGTTGGCGATGATCCGCGGaagtacttaattttatcgaaatcTAATCAGTAA
- the LOC106715066 gene encoding aminoacylase-1-like produces the protein MYFFLLYVASIVIVGEASTIEQLSRIPEVRRFQQYIQIDTVTGKDLTPAVNFWKKHALIARAKLSTYEVIEGYPVVILKWPGKNSSLPSMALVTHMDVVPADMREGWTYPPFSAHIDEIGDIYGRGTQEKSVTMQQYEALMRMRKQSSALRDVYMILTPDKETGSRNGIALFLKSKSFKELKIGFFLTIGVPSMSKDIALLYRGKTRWSFEVKCSGPSGDSTLLIDPAISADGTCGRFYMSYTKYRNEQYKAAEESDSSEMDNITVINFVGPKVNTLLGVIPSTINLYYDSFLAVNTSFAQFKKIVYGWLEEAGPNAKLRTLLLQEAGPDSVVDDDNPYYKALEQASIKLDIAFCPRTASQPQEAAYVSAAGYPVFGLSPIIGTENLVHAVNERLNIHTFLNGITMYEEIFKQLFNLSPDEVSNDPSDYLTTNTTK, from the exons atgtactttttctTGTTATACGTTGCATCAATAGTGATTGTTGGTGAAGCTTCAACTATCGAGCAATTGTCAAGAATTCCAGAAGTGCGCCGGTTCCAGCAGTATATACAGATAGACACAGTCACTGGAAAAGATCTTA ccCCAGCTGTTAACTTCTGGAAGAAGCACGCATTAATTGCCCGAGCAAAGTTGTCCACTTACGAAGTTATAGAAGGCTATCCCGTGGTAATCCTGAAATGGCCTGGCAAGAATTCCTCGCTGCCCAGTATGGCGCTCGTCACGCACATGGATGTTGTGCCAGCGGACATGAGG gAAGGATGGACATACCCTCCGTTTTCAGCGCACATAGATGAAATCGGTGACATATACGGGCGAGGCACACAAGAGAAGTCCGTCACAATGCAACAGTACGAGGCTCTTATGCGAATGAGAAAACAATCTTCTGCTCTTAGGGATGTCTATATGATTCTTACGCCAG ATAAAGAAACGGGATCGAGAAATGGTATTGCGctgtttttaaaaagcaaatCGTTCAAAGAGTTGAAAATTGGATTTTTCCTAACAATCGGAGTACCTTCAATGAGTAAAGACATCGCTTTACTGTACCGAGGCAAGACACGATGGT CATTCGAAGTGAAATGTTCGGGACCCAGTGGAGACAGCACTTTATTAATTGACCCAGCTATTTCAGCAGATGGAAcg tgtGGCCGCTTCTACATGTCATATACGAAATACAGAAATGAACAATACAAAGCCGCCGAAGAATCAGACTCTTCCGAAATGGACAACATCACTGTCATTAATTTTGTAGGACCAAAA GTTAATACTCTTCTTGGAGTAATACCTTCtactattaatttatactatGACTCATTTCTGGCGGTTAACACGAGCTTTGCTCAATTCAAAAAGATC GTTTATGGGTGGCTTGAAGAGGCGGGGCCTAACGCTAAGTTGAGAACATTGCTGCTGCAAGAAGCCGGCCCCGATTCTGTGGTGGATGATGATAATCCTTACTACAAAGCCTTGGAACAGGCTTCCATAAaatt GGATATAGCATTCTGCCCACGCACCGCCTCTCAACCTCAAGAGGCAGCGTACGTGTCGGCTGCGGGCTATCCTGTTTTCGGCCTCTCTCCAATAATCGGCACCGAGAACCTAGTCCACGCTGTCAACGAACGACTCAATATACATACATTCTTAAACGGAATAACAATGTACGAAGAGATCTTTAAACAGTTATTCAACTTATCCCCAGACGAAGTATCGAACGATCCCAGTGATTATCTGACGACGAACACAactaaataa
- the LOC106714888 gene encoding aminoacylase-1-like, with protein sequence MFKDIRILLWFCVVHVLYIKASPSCQKYVCTPEVERLRNYINIRTTKDQDLKPAVDYLKRLGAAQGVEVTVVEAKPNKPIVIFKWPGKDPTLSSIALLSYIDVNFACYEDGWIYPPFSGEIKDNCEIVGRGTQGQKCLSLLHYEALSRLKQNNETLLRTVYMVLTSDQITPRNNVQMFFKTKTFQEMNVGFALGEGGPSPKREIYLYNEFKTKYVIRVDCYGQSTSSAFLSNVNSTALGVCENFYNYYNQYREKQYKLSLRSKDSGDYTVINFVGGQNLVEYNAVPAHVVVYYSAYLAFDTSVDDFIELVRGWVSAAGGNITLSSIVKEKGIYYTKTDASNPYYVALKEAFNELDISFRVRASILSDTTYLVNTGIPAFGLFPVLNTPLLVNAVNERLSLRSYLEGIRILEVVISRLANIADNKVGDNPRKYLILSKSNK encoded by the exons ATGTTTAAAGATATCAGAATACTGCTATGGTTCTGTGTCGTACATGTTCTGTACATTAAGGCGTCACCTTCGTGCCAGAAGTATGTATGTACGCCCGAAGTGGAAAGATTGCGTAACTATATAAACATAAGAACTACGAAAGATCAAGATTTAA AACCAGCtgtagattatttaaaaaggttaGGAGCAGCACAAGGTGTGGAAGTAACCGTGGTTGAGGCAAAGCCGAATAAACctatagtaatatttaaatggccGGGGAAGGATCCTACACTAAGCAGTATCGCCCTTCTTTCTTATATTGACGTCAACTTTGCTTGTTATGAG gaCGGTTGGATATACCCTCCTTTTTCTGgagaaataaaagataattgtGAAATTGTAGGACGAGGGACTCAAGGCCAAAAATGCTTATCATTACTACATTATGAGGCTCTAAGtcgattaaaacaaaacaatgaaaCTCTACTTCGGACTGTCTATATGGTATTAACGTCCG atcAAATAACACCACGGAATAACgtacaaatgttttttaaaactaaaacattcCAAGAGATGAATGTAGGCTTTGCATTGGGTGAGGGAGGTCCGAGCCCTAAGAGGGAAATCTATTtgtataatgaatttaaaacaaagtacg taATACGAGTGGATTGCTATGGGCAGTCAACATCTAGTGCATTTCTATCTAATGTTAACAGTACGGCTTTAGGAGTG tgtgAAAATTTCTACAATTATTACAACCAATACAGAGAAAAACAATACAAGCTTTCACTACGAAGTAAGGATTCCGGAGATTACACAGTAATCAACTTTGTAGGAGGACAG AACCTCGTAGAATACAACGCAGTGCCAGCGCACGTAGTAGTCTACTACTCCGCCTACTTGGCTTTTGATACCTCAGTCGATGACTTCATTGAATTA GTACGTGGTTGGGTATCGGCTGCAGGTGGAAACATAACATTAAGTTCAATCGTCAAGGAAAAGGGTATTTACTACACTAAGACTGACGCCAGTAACCCTTACTATGTTGCATTAAAAGAAGCTTTCAATGAACT gGATATATCTTTTCGAGTTCGGGCGTCAATATTGTCGGACACGACATATTTGGTAAACACCGGTATACCTGCCTTCGGATTGTTCCCAGTACTGAACACACCACTGCTGGTCAATGCAGTCAATGAACGGTTATCATTACGCAGTTACTTGGAAGGAATACGGATCTTGGAAGTTGTGATCTCGCGTCTGGCTAACATAGCCGACAACAAAGTTGGCGATAATCCGCGGaagtacttaattttatcgaaatcTAATAAGTAA
- the LOC106714916 gene encoding aminoacylase-1-like, translated as MMNIKILLLFCFTHVHISRAIKSCQKLTCTQEIETLRDYINIRTTRQDDFRPAVDFLKRLGAEQGVEVTVFEANSNDPVVIMKWPGQKPALQSIVLLSHIDVNSACYEDGWTYPPFSGAINDNCEIVGRGTQAQKSLTIQHFEALRQLRQSNVTLLRTVYLIATTDQTAGSNGIKRFIQTKTFQDMNVGFTLGVGGPSGEQEIFLYNRFKTQYVIRLDCYGQSATSAIYPSYNTTAAEFCGYVLQAYNKYREEQYNLSLKTRDSGDYTVVNYLGGRSLIEYGIIPAHLAEYYVADLALNTTVEDFIEIVRDWILDAGGNITPTSVYKEEGGSYYTKTDDSNPYYVAIKEAFIDLCIPFQILTTPSTTDTTSIVKVGIPAFGLTPIRNTQVLVNGVNERLPLTTYFEGLRIVKEIVTRLANVPKDKVADDPSTYLESAKCNK; from the exons ATGATGAATATAAAGATATTactgttgttttgttttacacATGTCCATATCAGTAGAGCAATAAAGTCCTGCCAGAAGTTAACATGTACACAAGAAATAGAAACACTCCGCGATTACATTAATATCAGAACAACGAGACAAGATGATTTTA gGCCAGcggtagattttttaaaaaggttaGGTGCAGAACAAGGTGTGGAAGTAACGGTGTTCGAGGCTAATTCGAATGATCCTGTAGTCATTATGAAATGGCCGGGGCAGAAACCTGCACTACAAAGTATCGTCCTTCTTTCTCATATTGACGTCAACTCTGCGTGTTATGAG gATGGTTGGACTTATCCGCCGTTCTCTGGGGCGATAAACGATAACTGTGAAATCGTAGGGCGAGGAACTCAAGCTCAAAAATCTTTAACAATACAACATTTTGAAGCACTAAGGCAATTGAGACAAAGCAATGTAACATTGCTACGAACTGTGTATCTAATTGCCACAACAG aTCAAACAGCTGGTTCGAATGGTATAAAACGTTTTATTCAAACTAAGACATTCCAAGACATGAACGTAGGCTTTACATTGGGTGTGGGAGGTCCGTCCGGGGAGCAGGAAATCTTTTTGTacaatagatttaaaacaCAGTACG TGATACGCTTAGATTGCTATGGCCAATCTGCAACAAGTGCCATATATCCAAGTTATAATACCACAGCTGCAGAGTTC tgtgGATATGTTTTGCAAGCTTACAATAAATACAGAGAAGAGCAATATAACTTGTCCTTAAAAACAAGAGATTCTGGAGATTATACAGTGGTTAATTACCTTGGGGGACGG agTCTCATTGAATACGGTATCATACCAGCGCACTTAGCGGAATACTACGTCGCTGACTTGGCACTTAACACCACTGTAGAAGATTTCATTGAAATA GTACGAGATTGGATTTTGGATGCGGGTGGAAATATTACGCCCACTTCAGTCTACAAAGAAGAAGGCGGTAGTTATTACACTAAGACTGACGACAGCAACCCGTACTATGTGGCAATAAAAGAAGCTTTTATTGATCT GTGTATtccatttcaaattttaaccaCACCTTCTACGACGGACACGACGTCCATTGTCAAAGTCGGTATTCCTGCCTTTGGATTGACACCGATACGGAACACACAGGTCTTGGTGAATGGAGTTAATGAACGATTGCCGTTGACCACATACTTTGAAGGTTTACGTATCGTGAAAGAGATAGTAACGCGTCTTGCTAATGTACCCAAAGACAAAGTGGCGGATGACCCTTCCACTTATTTAGAGTCAgctaaatgtaataagtaa
- the LOC106714708 gene encoding aminoacylase-1-like, which produces MKCEQYACRPEVRLLQDYVGINTSPGRNLRSAVDLLRRLGDTQNIKVTVYEAKPNYPVVIFKWPGLDPKLRSILLLSHMDVVPACYEDGWTYPPFSGEINDQCEIVGRGTQDMKSITIQYFQALKNLKENNVTLLRNVYMVVTPDGAVGSMNGIVPFIKSNTYKKLNVGFVLDRSIPNPNNEIFIFNSDKTTRVFRIDCYNPSTSSSFLPSIDTTSYGKCSKFYSYFEQYREEQYNILLKTTNPGDFTAVNFVGERIRGWASGAGKNITISVVYTRKRTYITKVNRKNPYWVAINEAFNDLNIPINQTSGYTTADISFVVGTGVPGFAITPQRNTPILVNGINERLSLPVFFEGIKIYERILRRIANLCDDQVNDDPTVYLIKPRVL; this is translated from the exons atgaaatgtgAGCAGTACGCTTGTAGGCCAGAAGTGCGCTTGCTTCAAGATTACGTTGGCATTAACACCTCGCCGGGGAGAAATTTAA GGTCGGCCGTCGATTTATTAAGAAGGTTAGGAGATACACAGAACATTAAAGTGACCGTTTACGAGGCCAAGCCGAACTACCCTGTGGTCATATTCAAGTGGCCGGGACTGGATCCTAAGCTACGCAGCATTCTTCTTCTTTCTCATATGGACGTCGTTCCCGCGTGTTACGAG gatGGTTGGACTTACCCTCCGTTCTCCGGTGAAATCAATGACCAATGTGAAATTGTAGGGCGCGGCACTCAAGATATGAAATCTATTACAATCCAATACTTTCAAGCTCTCAAAAatcttaaagaaaataacGTTACATTGCTTCGAAATGTCTATATGGTTGTCACGCCAG ACGGAGCAGTTGGATCAATGAACGGCATAGtgccttttataaaatctaatacatacaaaaaactGAATGTGGGATTTGTCTTAGACAGAAGTATCCCTAATccaaataatgaaatatttatatttaatagcgATAAAACAACACGCG TATTCCGTATTGACTGCTACAATCCATCAACTTCTAGTTCATTCTTGCCAAGTATTGACACAACCTCATATGGAAAG tgcTCAAAATTCTACAGTTATTTCGAACAATACAGAGAGGAGcagtataatatattattaaaaacaacaaatccTGGTGATTTTACTGCAGTTAATTTTGTCGGCGAGCGG ATACGTGGTTGGGCTTCTGGGGCGGGAAAAAATATCACGATTAGTGTTGTTTATACGAGAAAAAGAACGTATATTACGAAAGTGAATCGTAAAAATCCTTATTGGGTGGCAATTAATGAAGCTTTTAACGATCT aaATATTCCCATAAATCAGACTTCAGGTTACACCACAGCTGACATATCCTTCGTTGTAGGAACTGGTGTACCAGGATTTGCTATAACCCCTCAAAGGAATACACCAATTTTAGTGAACGGAATTAACGAAAGGTTATCGTTACCAGTCTTTTTCGAGGGAATCAAGATTTACGAAAGAATTTTAAGACGTATTGCGAATTTATGTGATGATCAGGTCAATGATGATCCTAcagtttatttgataaaaccaCGTGTTTTATAA